The following are encoded in a window of Labrus bergylta chromosome 16, fLabBer1.1, whole genome shotgun sequence genomic DNA:
- the mcoln1b gene encoding mucolipin-1b translates to MSHSGYMEDSATEKDRLLSADQGYSSGDVQVKPRPTVLVNQDMEAMEEEALRRKLKYFFMSPCDKYHAKGRKPFKLGLQLLKIIIVTVQLVLFGLSNQMVVTFKEENTAAFKHLFLKGFQDNLPQAVHTQKDIYSHIHFAIEQYLALPQISLGRYAYVLGASANNSALSLCQRYFRKGTIDPVNDTFDIDPHVMTECFGINPLNDSSAAGIHDYKNFTLKFYKLINVTIDFQLKAINIQTIINNEIPDCYTFAITILMDNRAHSGKVKISLMNKATIKECRDPNVKGHAENYAREFFDVVVAIVCLLSLLLCGRSIVRGVVLQNEYVQFFKHRLERGVSWGERMEFINGWYILLIVSDMFTIIGSFIKIGIESKNISSYDICGILLGTSTLLVWVGVIRYLSFFQKYNILIVTLRAAFPNVIRFSLCAAAIYLGYCFCGWIVLGPYHTKFRSLSMVSECLFSLINGDDMFVTFSEMEHSGTMVFIFSQVYLYSFSSLFIYMVLSLFIALITGAYDTIMAQSQEQVCVSDLHTFIAECKDTPSSGKFRGPDGSSCSFFFCCCD, encoded by the exons ATGTCGCATTCAGGATACATGGAGGACAGCGCCACAG AGAAGGATCGGCTCCTCTCTGCTGATCAAGGTTACAGCTCCGGTGATGTTCAGGTGAAGCCTCGTCCCACCGTCTTGGTGAATCAGGACATGGAGGCGATGGAGGAGGAGGCGCTGAGGAGGAAGCTGAAATATTTCTTCATGAGCCCTTGTGACAAATATCACGCCAAGGGACGCAAACCTTTCAAACTGggcctgcagctgctcaaaatcATCATCGTGACCGTGCAG TTGGTGCTGTTCGGTCTGAGTAACCAGATGGTGGTGACGTTCAAAGAGGAGAACACGGCTGCTTTCAAACATCTTTTCCTTAAAGGTTTCCAGGACAACCTTCCTCAGGCCGTGCACACGCAGAAGGACATCTACAGCCACATCCACTTCGCCATCGAGCAG TACCTGGCTCTCCCTCAGATCTCTCTGGGTCGTTACGCCTATGTTTTGGGCGCCAGTGCAAACAACAgcgctctctccctctgccaGAGGTACTTCAGGAAGGGAACCATCGACCCCGTCAACGACACCTTCGATATCGACCCCCACGTCATGACCG AATGTTTTGGAATAAACCCGCTTAACGACAGCTCTGCTGCAGGAATCCATGACTACAAGAACTTCACCCTCAAGTTCTACAA GCTGATCAATGTGACGATCGACTTCCAGCTGAAAGCGATCAACATCCAGACCATCATAAACAACGAGATCCCCGACTGCTACACCTTCGCTATCACG atcCTCATGGACAACAGAGCTCACAGCGGCAAAGTGAAGATCAGTCTGATGAACAAGGCGACCATAAAGGAGTGTAGAGACCCCAACGTGAAAGGACACG CGGAGAATTACGCCCGGGAGTTTTTTGACGTGGTGGTGGCGATCGTGTGTctgctgtccctgctgctgtgcGGTCGCTCCATCGTCAGAGGCGTCGTGCTGCAGAAC GAGTACGTGCAGTTTTTCAAACACAGACTGGAGCGCGGTGTGAGCTGGGGGGAGCGCATGGAGTTCATCAACGGCTGGTACATCCTGCTCATCGTCAGCGACATGTTCACCATCATCGGCAGCTTCATCAAAATCGGCATCGAGTCCAAG aaTATATCATCATACGACATCTGTGGCATCCTGCTGGGGACCTCCACCCTGCTGGTGTGGGTGGGGGTCATCCGCTACCTCAGCTTCTTCCAGAAATACAAC ATCCTCATCGTGACCCTCAGAGCTGCTTTTCCCAACGTCATCcgcttctctctctgtgcagctgCTATTTATTTGGGATATTGCTTCTGTGGATGGATCGTGCTGGGGCCGTATCATACAAAg TTCCGCTCCCTCTCCATGGTGTCCGAGTGTCTGTTCTCTCTGATCAACGGAGACGACATGTTTGTGACGTTCTCTGAGATGGAGCACAGCGGCACGATGGTGTTTATCTTCAGCCAGGTGTACCTCTACAGCTTCAGCTCCCTCTTCATCTACATGGTGCTGTCCCTCTTCATCGCGCTCATCACTGGAGCCTACGACACCATCATG gcACAGTCACAggagcaggtgtgtgtcagCGACCTGCACACCTTCATCGCAGAGTGTAAGGACACGCCCAGCTCTGGAAAGTTCCGCGGGCCCGATGGTTCGTCgtgctccttcttcttctgctgctgtgactga